From one Mytilus edulis chromosome 1, xbMytEdul2.2, whole genome shotgun sequence genomic stretch:
- the LOC139510584 gene encoding methyl-CpG-binding domain protein 4-like, with amino-acid sequence MENDEPHEQLFVAMQPSGFMPLIADPELEDKEEDDEDDDDTASDEDTNISSGHVTFEEDMEYQIDDDPDDNQERRSDDDSPAPDSLSIDFSTRWTAIPGEEAVGFTTQEREPDEEEEDGEEADNSPGDTAESHVNDHAYADPGDVVEIQAPPEQIRSDHTYDISPMLHDKNLPDGWTRSVVQRLAGKSAGKYDVYLYSPNGKKFRSKTELAVYFRDNNIKDLNAEDFDFTVRGKHHSANQGGVNRKRKSTAAEHEKPAKTPKVQKTKAAPKSQEKKKKVKEKDKKQTPKKKTESDEDKKASTSPQKKPINAGKSLSQKLVIKMAFSGSKERASNKSKNSKAMKKGSKLKSPKQSVKKKSSSTKKTDNESEDVMEEENETSDSEDRLNDTEDEKPVSNVEEGSHRSNVFDLFNGLSSDSGIVDNSDTCDDRTSKRKHSGSSAINITETKKKIQRSKSKEPDVNVEPEPVIHSASGRARRRTTSRDNIFGDDFITQPAPRSRRKSRTKEENDSSSSIVSNKMTVIKERNETVNSETVNSETSISETVKSETTYSETVNSELSANFSPSQRRKSSDKISANEYSPRNNKLSIQHVEKEKEKLVKISPFKKSLLSSKLSNVTSPKDNGIASSSSTSSSSFSLHKSPIKSPQPAATDSASKPEEETNVEEDNSTEQEAEFKPTENEEVMSKYFSSGRFMPRPELHRDVKWTPPKSPFNLVQESLYHDPWKLLIGTIFLNRTTGTAAIPLLWKFFNKWSNPDEARRADPAAVSKLLTPLGLHTKRAQIIIRFSDEFLCKEWKYPEELHGIGKYGNDSYRIFCVREWKQVQPRDHKLNDYHNWLWKNYKTLSLD; translated from the exons tggGTTTATGCCATTAATTGCTGACCCAGAGTTGGAAGATAAAGAAGAAGATGACGAGGATGATGATGATACTGCATCAGACGAGGATACAAACATATCAAGTGGTCATGTGACATTTGAGGAAGATATGGAGTATCAGATTGATGACGATCCTGACGATAACCAGGAAAGAAGGTCAGACGACGATAGTCCGGCACCAGATAGTTTGTCGATTGATTTCAGTACAAGATGGACAGCTATTCCTGGAGAAGAAGCTGTTGGTTTTACTACACAGGAGAGGGAACCAGATGAGGAGGAGGAGGATGGTGAGGAGGCAGACAATTCTCCAGGAGACACGGCAGAATCACATGTTAATGATCATGCATATGCAGATCCTGGAGACGTTGTTGAAATACAAGCACCACCTGAACAAATAAG ATCTGATCACACATATGACATATCTCCCATGTTACATGACAAGAATTTACCAGATGGCTGGACTAGAAGTGTGGTTCAACGATTGGCTGGTAAATCAGCAGGAAAATATGATGTATATCTGTACAg tCCAAATGGAAAAAAATTCCGTTCAAAAACAGAGTTGGCTGTTTACTTCAGAGAtaataatataaaagatttaaatgctGAAGATTTTGATTTCACAGTGCGTGGCAAACACCATAGTGCAAATCAAGGTGGTGTGAACCGTAAACGGAAATCAACAGCCGCAGAGCATGAAAAACCTGCAAAAACTCCAAAGGTTCAAAAAACTAAAGCAGCTCCAAAATctcaagaaaagaaaaagaaagttaaAGAAAAGGATAAGAAACAAACTCCTAAGAAAAAGACAGAAAGCGATGAGGACAAAAAAGCCTCTACTTCCCCTCAAAAGAAACCAATAAATGCAGGTAAATCTTTATCACAAAAACTTGTCATAAAAATGGCTTTTTCTGGATCTAAGGAGCGAGCATCAAATAAATCTAAGAATTCAAAAGCTATGAAAAAAGGATCAAAGCTCAAGTCTCCAAAGCAGTCTGTAAAGAAAAAATCAAGTTCaacaaaaaaaactgacaatgaaAGTGAAGACGTGATGGAAGAAGAAAATGAAACATCTGATAGTGAAGATAGATTAAATGACACTGAGGATGAAAAACCTGTATCAAATGTGGAGGAAGGATCTCATCGTTCTaatgtatttgatttatttaatggACTATCTTCTGATTCAGGTATTGTTGACAATAGTGATACATGTGATGACAGAACGTCAAAAAGGAAACATTCTGGTTCAAGTGCTATAAATATTACAGagacaaagaaaaaaatacaaagaagTAAATCAAAAGAGCCAGATGTTAATGTAGAACCTGAACCAGTTATTCATTCAGCGTCTGGGAGGGCAAGAAGGAGAACAACTTCTAGAGACAATATCTTTGGTGACGATTTTATAACACAGCCTGCACCAAGAAGTAGGCGGAAAAGTAGGACAAAAGAAGAAAATGACTCTTCAAGTTCAATTGTTTCAAACAAAATGACAGTGATAAAAGAAAGAAAtgaaactgtaaattcagaaactgttAATTCAGAAACTTCTATTTCTGAAACTGTTAAGTCAGAAACTACTTATTCAGAAACTGTTAATTCAGAACTTTCAGCAAACTTTTCACCGTCTCAAAGGCGGAAAAGTTCAGACAAAATAAGTGCTAATGAATATTCACCTAGGAATAATAAACTTTCAATTCAACATgtagaaaaagaaaaagagaaactAGTGAAAATTTCTCCATTTAAAAAATCTTTGTTGTCCAGTAAATTGAGCAATGTTACTAGTCCTAAAGATAATGGTATTGCCAGTTCATCAtcaacatcatcatcatcattttcaTTACATAAATCACCAATAAAAAGCCCACAACCAGCAGCAACTGATTCAGCATCTAAACCAGAAGAGGAAACAAATGTTGAAGAAGATAATAGTACAG AGCAGGAAGCAGAATTTAAGCCAACTGAAAACGAGGAAGTCATGAGCAAATACTTTTCTAGTGGCAGGTTCATGCCACGACCAGAATTACATCGAGATGTTAAGTGGACACCACCAAAATCTCCATTTAACTTGGTTCAGGAGAGCCTTTATCATGATCCATGGAAACTCCTGATAGGGACCATATTTCTTAATAGAACAACag GGACGGCAGCTATTCCTTTATTATGGAAATTTTTCAACAAATGGTCAAACCCAGATGAAGCAAGGAGAGCTGACCCTGCAGCAGTATCTAAGCTTCTGACACCACTTGGTCTCCATACCAAAAGGGCTCAAATTATAATCAGGTTTTCAG ATGAATTTTTATGTAAAGAATGGAAGTATCCAGAAGAGTTACATGGTATTGGGAAGTATGGGAATGATTCATATAGAATATTTTGTGTGAGAGAATGGAAACAG gtACAACCTAGAGACCATAAACTGAATGACTACCATAACTGGTTGTggaaaaattacaaaactttgagCTTAgattaa
- the LOC139510610 gene encoding uro-adherence factor A-like isoform X1 — translation MSEKVWKWQPRFVSPTLLLKMKYAEKENNNTGYEDLIRQKPTIPEDYRTPPRNLGPEFIYQKKFQTSELTSQISSLKNERQEDERNMSQNVHSLPVKIRQMTYNAAEDKGSMNNGSTPRNKERPILEEKYWSTDIVKQVETWMKNQRFSEQYAPSSQRSQQYTPPIQSERSLKRRRKRQSQKDGESGGAYTESINYTDSEIVSTAESKAIQRKFIEKEDKKIMRNNGVKVYPSRVESGHTNRENMYNKSIERPSKNSRFGSIHDEIEFQKRYKRISDLQNHLQFVNGSYLSGKNILVEKKLAPVTDSTRRFKQLNPSEMFAISPLEHLNIKTKSKQKHFLQATQVSHNNRYKSKKKPFPWQKFKKLPDISPDSKPPNKALSESDVQLGDEIGRDTARSGYVSSLLSQDDTKDERAKSVVTNSSYGPYQEMKVTIHIRYKKPLSSPIDKSEDESVSETSSVQSSEDNTSPAYDGRVHSVNQEKTTSLETKITTLSQNDQNLVHSTNFRGLSRTSNMSKSSKENYKNYEGGTLSSLVISDPVSKIPRHYAGKIRE, via the exons atgtcagaGAAAGTGTGGAAATGGCAACCAAGGTTTGTTTCGCCAACTTTGTTACTAAAAATGAAATAtgctgaaaaagaaaataacaacacTGGATACGAAGATTTAATTCGACAAAAACCAACTATTCCTGAAGATTACAGAACACCACCACGCAATTTAGGACCTGAATTTATTTATCAAAAGAAATTTCAAACAAGTGAACTGACAAGTCAGATTTCTTCTTTGAAAAATGAACGACAAGAAGATGAAAGGAACATGAGCCAGAATGTACACTCTCTCCCGGTGAAAATTAG ACAAATGACCTATAATGCAGCTGAAGATAAAGGGAGTATGAATAATGGTTCAACGCCAAGAAATAAAGAGCGTCCCATCCTCGAAGAAAAATACTGGAGTACGGATATTGTCAAACAAGTGGAAACGTGGATGAAGAACCAACGATTTTCTGAACAATATGCTCCAAGTTCACAAAGgtcacaacaatatacaccaccAATCCAATCTGAACGAAGTCTAAAACGTAGACGAAAGAGACAGAGTCAGAAAGACGGTGAATCCGGCGGTGCATATACGGAAAGTATTAACTACACTGATTCTGAAATAGTGAGCACTGCGGAAAGTAAAGCAATTCAAAGAAAATTTATTGAAAAGGAAGACAAAAAAATCATGAGAAACAACGGAGTTAAAGTTTATCCTTCAAGAGTCGAGAGTGGACATACAAATCGTGAAAATATGTACAATAAAAGCATTGAAAGACCAAGTAAAAACTCAAGATTTGGTAGCATTCACGACGAAATAGAATTCCAAAAACGCTATAAACGAATATCCGATCTTCAAAATCATTTACAGTTTGTGAATGGAAGTTATCTATCAGGAAAAAATATATTAGTAGAAAAGAAACTTGCTCCTGTTACAGATAGTACTAGAAGATTTAAACAACTTAACCCATCAGAAATGTTTGCAATATCACCTCTTGAacatttaaacattaaaacaaaatcaaaacagaaacaTTTTCTTCAAGCAACACAAGTGTCACATAACAATAGATATAAATCAAAGAAAAAGCCATTTCCATGGCAGAAGTTTAAAAAGCTTCCTGATATTTCGCCTGACTCTAAGCCGCCGAATAAAGCATTAAGTGAAAGTGATGTACAATTGGGTGATGAAATAGGCAGAGATACGGCACGGTCTGGATATGTTAGTAGCTTATTGAGTCAGGATGATACCAAAGACGAACGTGCTAAATCTGTTGTCACAAACAGTTCGTACGGACCTTATCAGGAAATGAAAGTTACTATTCATATTCGATACAAAAAACCGCTATCCTCTCCGATAGACAAAAGCGAGGATGAATCTGTCAGTGAAACAAGTTCCGTTCAATCTTCTGAAGACAATACATCTCCTGCATATGATGGTCGAGTGCATTCAGTAAATCAAGAAAAAACTACGAGTCTTGAAACCAAAATTACAACTCTATCACAGAATGATCAAAATTTGGTGCATAGCACAAATTTTCGTGGCTTATCAAGAACAAGCAATATGTCAAAATCaagtaaagaaaattataaaaactatgAAGGTGGGACTCTTTCGTCATTAGTTATATCCGATCCCGTTTCTAAAATACCGAGACATTATGCTGGCAAAATAAGGGAATGA
- the LOC139510610 gene encoding uncharacterized protein isoform X2 yields the protein MALPLITKRQTQMTYNAAEDKGSMNNGSTPRNKERPILEEKYWSTDIVKQVETWMKNQRFSEQYAPSSQRSQQYTPPIQSERSLKRRRKRQSQKDGESGGAYTESINYTDSEIVSTAESKAIQRKFIEKEDKKIMRNNGVKVYPSRVESGHTNRENMYNKSIERPSKNSRFGSIHDEIEFQKRYKRISDLQNHLQFVNGSYLSGKNILVEKKLAPVTDSTRRFKQLNPSEMFAISPLEHLNIKTKSKQKHFLQATQVSHNNRYKSKKKPFPWQKFKKLPDISPDSKPPNKALSESDVQLGDEIGRDTARSGYVSSLLSQDDTKDERAKSVVTNSSYGPYQEMKVTIHIRYKKPLSSPIDKSEDESVSETSSVQSSEDNTSPAYDGRVHSVNQEKTTSLETKITTLSQNDQNLVHSTNFRGLSRTSNMSKSSKENYKNYEGGTLSSLVISDPVSKIPRHYAGKIRE from the exons ATGGCACTTCCTCTTATAACGAAACGACAAAC ACAAATGACCTATAATGCAGCTGAAGATAAAGGGAGTATGAATAATGGTTCAACGCCAAGAAATAAAGAGCGTCCCATCCTCGAAGAAAAATACTGGAGTACGGATATTGTCAAACAAGTGGAAACGTGGATGAAGAACCAACGATTTTCTGAACAATATGCTCCAAGTTCACAAAGgtcacaacaatatacaccaccAATCCAATCTGAACGAAGTCTAAAACGTAGACGAAAGAGACAGAGTCAGAAAGACGGTGAATCCGGCGGTGCATATACGGAAAGTATTAACTACACTGATTCTGAAATAGTGAGCACTGCGGAAAGTAAAGCAATTCAAAGAAAATTTATTGAAAAGGAAGACAAAAAAATCATGAGAAACAACGGAGTTAAAGTTTATCCTTCAAGAGTCGAGAGTGGACATACAAATCGTGAAAATATGTACAATAAAAGCATTGAAAGACCAAGTAAAAACTCAAGATTTGGTAGCATTCACGACGAAATAGAATTCCAAAAACGCTATAAACGAATATCCGATCTTCAAAATCATTTACAGTTTGTGAATGGAAGTTATCTATCAGGAAAAAATATATTAGTAGAAAAGAAACTTGCTCCTGTTACAGATAGTACTAGAAGATTTAAACAACTTAACCCATCAGAAATGTTTGCAATATCACCTCTTGAacatttaaacattaaaacaaaatcaaaacagaaacaTTTTCTTCAAGCAACACAAGTGTCACATAACAATAGATATAAATCAAAGAAAAAGCCATTTCCATGGCAGAAGTTTAAAAAGCTTCCTGATATTTCGCCTGACTCTAAGCCGCCGAATAAAGCATTAAGTGAAAGTGATGTACAATTGGGTGATGAAATAGGCAGAGATACGGCACGGTCTGGATATGTTAGTAGCTTATTGAGTCAGGATGATACCAAAGACGAACGTGCTAAATCTGTTGTCACAAACAGTTCGTACGGACCTTATCAGGAAATGAAAGTTACTATTCATATTCGATACAAAAAACCGCTATCCTCTCCGATAGACAAAAGCGAGGATGAATCTGTCAGTGAAACAAGTTCCGTTCAATCTTCTGAAGACAATACATCTCCTGCATATGATGGTCGAGTGCATTCAGTAAATCAAGAAAAAACTACGAGTCTTGAAACCAAAATTACAACTCTATCACAGAATGATCAAAATTTGGTGCATAGCACAAATTTTCGTGGCTTATCAAGAACAAGCAATATGTCAAAATCaagtaaagaaaattataaaaactatgAAGGTGGGACTCTTTCGTCATTAGTTATATCCGATCCCGTTTCTAAAATACCGAGACATTATGCTGGCAAAATAAGGGAATGA
- the LOC139510610 gene encoding uncharacterized protein isoform X3: MTYNAAEDKGSMNNGSTPRNKERPILEEKYWSTDIVKQVETWMKNQRFSEQYAPSSQRSQQYTPPIQSERSLKRRRKRQSQKDGESGGAYTESINYTDSEIVSTAESKAIQRKFIEKEDKKIMRNNGVKVYPSRVESGHTNRENMYNKSIERPSKNSRFGSIHDEIEFQKRYKRISDLQNHLQFVNGSYLSGKNILVEKKLAPVTDSTRRFKQLNPSEMFAISPLEHLNIKTKSKQKHFLQATQVSHNNRYKSKKKPFPWQKFKKLPDISPDSKPPNKALSESDVQLGDEIGRDTARSGYVSSLLSQDDTKDERAKSVVTNSSYGPYQEMKVTIHIRYKKPLSSPIDKSEDESVSETSSVQSSEDNTSPAYDGRVHSVNQEKTTSLETKITTLSQNDQNLVHSTNFRGLSRTSNMSKSSKENYKNYEGGTLSSLVISDPVSKIPRHYAGKIRE, translated from the coding sequence ATGACCTATAATGCAGCTGAAGATAAAGGGAGTATGAATAATGGTTCAACGCCAAGAAATAAAGAGCGTCCCATCCTCGAAGAAAAATACTGGAGTACGGATATTGTCAAACAAGTGGAAACGTGGATGAAGAACCAACGATTTTCTGAACAATATGCTCCAAGTTCACAAAGgtcacaacaatatacaccaccAATCCAATCTGAACGAAGTCTAAAACGTAGACGAAAGAGACAGAGTCAGAAAGACGGTGAATCCGGCGGTGCATATACGGAAAGTATTAACTACACTGATTCTGAAATAGTGAGCACTGCGGAAAGTAAAGCAATTCAAAGAAAATTTATTGAAAAGGAAGACAAAAAAATCATGAGAAACAACGGAGTTAAAGTTTATCCTTCAAGAGTCGAGAGTGGACATACAAATCGTGAAAATATGTACAATAAAAGCATTGAAAGACCAAGTAAAAACTCAAGATTTGGTAGCATTCACGACGAAATAGAATTCCAAAAACGCTATAAACGAATATCCGATCTTCAAAATCATTTACAGTTTGTGAATGGAAGTTATCTATCAGGAAAAAATATATTAGTAGAAAAGAAACTTGCTCCTGTTACAGATAGTACTAGAAGATTTAAACAACTTAACCCATCAGAAATGTTTGCAATATCACCTCTTGAacatttaaacattaaaacaaaatcaaaacagaaacaTTTTCTTCAAGCAACACAAGTGTCACATAACAATAGATATAAATCAAAGAAAAAGCCATTTCCATGGCAGAAGTTTAAAAAGCTTCCTGATATTTCGCCTGACTCTAAGCCGCCGAATAAAGCATTAAGTGAAAGTGATGTACAATTGGGTGATGAAATAGGCAGAGATACGGCACGGTCTGGATATGTTAGTAGCTTATTGAGTCAGGATGATACCAAAGACGAACGTGCTAAATCTGTTGTCACAAACAGTTCGTACGGACCTTATCAGGAAATGAAAGTTACTATTCATATTCGATACAAAAAACCGCTATCCTCTCCGATAGACAAAAGCGAGGATGAATCTGTCAGTGAAACAAGTTCCGTTCAATCTTCTGAAGACAATACATCTCCTGCATATGATGGTCGAGTGCATTCAGTAAATCAAGAAAAAACTACGAGTCTTGAAACCAAAATTACAACTCTATCACAGAATGATCAAAATTTGGTGCATAGCACAAATTTTCGTGGCTTATCAAGAACAAGCAATATGTCAAAATCaagtaaagaaaattataaaaactatgAAGGTGGGACTCTTTCGTCATTAGTTATATCCGATCCCGTTTCTAAAATACCGAGACATTATGCTGGCAAAATAAGGGAATGA